A single window of Archangium gephyra DNA harbors:
- a CDS encoding VUT family protein: MEQRRIEGFIYLAGFGASIPLSNWMIGHVGVVCPDNGPCLLPVGPGLLAPSGVLVVGIAFVLRDLVQRRLGKGWTLLAIALGALLSAVLAPPPLVVASSAAFAISELADFAVYTPLQRRGLVLAVLASSLVGLVVDSLLFLQLAFGGLDFLAGQVVGKAWMVLLSLPLVSWLRRRDERLGIQPA, encoded by the coding sequence ATGGAGCAGCGTCGAATCGAGGGGTTCATCTATCTGGCGGGTTTCGGAGCCTCGATTCCGCTGTCCAACTGGATGATTGGCCATGTGGGCGTGGTGTGCCCGGACAACGGGCCCTGCCTGCTGCCCGTGGGGCCGGGTCTGCTCGCCCCCAGCGGCGTCCTCGTCGTCGGCATCGCCTTCGTGCTGCGAGACCTGGTGCAGCGCCGCCTCGGCAAGGGCTGGACGCTGCTGGCCATCGCCCTGGGCGCGCTGCTCTCGGCCGTGCTCGCCCCCCCGCCGCTCGTCGTCGCCTCGAGCGCGGCCTTCGCCATCTCGGAGCTGGCCGACTTCGCCGTCTACACGCCCCTGCAGCGGCGCGGCCTCGTGCTGGCCGTGCTCGCCAGCAGCCTCGTGGGCCTCGTCGTGGACAGCCTCCTCTTCCTCCAGCTCGCCTTCGGCGGCCTCGACTTCCTCGCCGGGCAGGTGGTGGGCAAGGCGTGGATGGTGTTGCTGTCCCTGCCCCTCGTCTCCTGGCTGCGGCGCCGGGACGAGCGGCTCGGCATCCAGCCGGCGTGA